The Cryptomeria japonica chromosome 6, Sugi_1.0, whole genome shotgun sequence genomic interval gtatgagcttaattacatcaattttatttacattcatgatttagattACTTTGCATCATCTTAGATAACATCATTTCCTGATTTGGAATACCTTCCGCTTCAGTTTCGGacaatgggacatcatttaaaaacaaagatgtgaagaattttcttgagaaatatcatattcaacataaattttctacaccctactatcctcaatcaaatggtcaagccaaatctTCAAATAGAATAATCAAACAAATCCTTCATAAGActgtgaacaagcatggtaaggattggcacacTCAGTTAATCTACGCTCTTAGGGCTTACCGAACAAGTGTATGTATTACTACGGggtgtactccttataatcttattTATGGTTCTGATGATattatgtctttggagttaaaaatcccatctctaagagtttctcttaagggtataatcGATGATGACTAATATAAAGAGAAAAGGCTCCAACAACTTGAGATTCTTAACGAGCAACGcataaacactcttgagcatattcaagcatatcataaaactctacaaagaagctataaTGATAAAGTCATTCAACATTCCTTTTCAGTAGCTAAGGCACATATCATatgcctagtctctctctctctcccttgtgcctttttctttcttcaaaattggataatatgttagcatatcttcattaaattATGTGGTATTATATGATATTGcattgtttagtctacattacttcattcttgacaagcatgtttcttcacttatggtttgtcttggattcatttatgtaaattgtaacgaatttacattttatatgtgctagcatgttatacaatttcttatgtgttaagtaggattatatcatgttgtgtttaattagagttaattaaatcacattagtcatatagttcttaatcTTAACACATTCTTTTTCTACATCACCAAggtagtatttaattaaatacttagttatttaattaaatcacacatgtatcaatttaatcatgaagcattgagaaatcaatcacatgaaaattaaattagacacacatgttcattaccaaatatgttacctttaatcaaagcaatgcatacattgtttcaagaatttaaataatatgtttgagataaaacctaagcatatatatatatatacatacatacatatatatatatatatatatatatatatatatgtatgtatatatatatatatatgtatgtatatatatatatatgtatgtatgtaaatatatataaatatatatatatacatatatatatatatcgatgaaTGTGATAACATGCATACCACTGTACATCAAAAAGTGTCACAACATAGtgatctcctatccctaggactagcagctagaggatggtgactagatgttCCCTCCTGATCTGGACGTGGGGGtgggacccatgggtgtgtattgtgatgtggaatgcgAGTGACTCCGTGAGGAGCTCCTACACTCCCTATCCATCATGATCCCATGATATGTAGCTGCCTGTACCTAAGTCACTTCTAGATCATGCTTTGTCCACTACAACCTCTCTAACAAGGTACTCTCCCTCTCTCGCCAGACCTTTAACTCCACCCAAAAGGGGGTGAAAAGGTCCTCATGCCGCCCAACACTCCTTTGAGGTCAATGCAGTATCTGCAAGGAGCTAGGAATGTGTTCGGTAGTGATGATGTCCATCACTACATTCTGGATAAGGGAGCGCCACTCCTGAACACCAACTGCAGAGATAGAAAGAGgtcttcatcagtaacattctatatcatcgaATCTAAATAATTAAGATGCATAAATTGAACAATCATAAaacaccttacctggatctccctcttgcCAATAGTTGTCATGGAAAGAGACCTCCTACGGCTAGGACCCACTAGGCTCTCTGCGCTCATAATGCCTTTGTACGGTGGGCACAGGACAGTGGGGACTGGAATCACGACCCCTTATAGGGTTCTTCACCCCTCGAGATGGAATGCTCGATGGATCTAGGAAAATGGTGTCATCTCTAGAGTGATGTGGAACTGCATTTGACTCGTCCTCCTCATccttctcatcctcctcctcctctccatcatcctcatcatcaccatccttATATCCCTCTCTTGCATTAGGATCATCTCCATCACTACCAGCCTCCTGCTCTCCTACATCATTGTCTTGATCATCTATGTCCTCCTAATGAAGGTCCTCAGATGTATCATGGTCCTCCTTGTCACATGCATGTCTCCATGGTCCAGGGTTGCCTCTAGGGAATTATGCTAGAAAGATAGATCCAAGGTATGTCATAgaccaccatgtgatgtaccatcaGTGTGCACCCACATCATCTCTATAGTCAGTCATGATATCCTGATCTGACCCATCTAAATCTGTGATATCAATTTCATCACTGATAGGTCTTGGAATGGCTCCTGGCCTAGGGGTCACATGTGAGTGTCAGATGTAGATAAAACATTCGTAGGGACACattgctcaaacccaaactaccATCGAACACGgttgaagtagaatgggactatagtGTGGCTATATCGTCCCTCCAGAAGATGGTTCCTCTGCATACAAAACAACTTCCTATGTATACCtacccacatgtacatcctaaggtagggtctccatctgATAACCTTCTTTGTCAATCTATCCAAGGTCAATCTCCAATACAACAAGTCTCCAAACCGCCACTTACGGGTAAGAGGATATGCAAACACCCTAGGCTTCTCTAGAACCAAATCAATGGGAAACCTAGCAGGTCTAGTGCATGTGATGTACTCAAGAATCCAAACCTATAGCAGTGTGCAGGTCATCAGGCTACATCCCTATCCAAAAATGTACTCTCCTAGGTCATGATAAAGGTGGGCTAACATGCTTCTCCCCCAGGAGAATACCCTATGATGTCTCTCCATATATCTCACCGCATAAGTGAGACCTCCAAGCATTTATGTGCCACGCCCATTAGGGCACACAACTAATGCTATGGTAGCAATCATCAACCATCTCACTAGTCGTACCTCACCAGTGGGATGTAAAATCCAACTGATCATAATGCGGCCTTTTGTCTCACCGGGCATCTCTCTCCCAATACAATATATCTGCTCCCTTATGTAGTCGATAGTAGTGCAATCAGATAGGTACCTCACCATCTCTCCTCTGATAGGTAGATggagtatgcggtacacatcctctagagtgaccatcatctcccccaaaggTAGAAGAAAGGTAGAGGTATCTACATCCCATCTCTCCATTAAAGCCATCAACATCGTAGGGTGGAACTTGATGGCAAGCATGGTCATCACATACCATAGACCTATTGCATGTAGCATCTCTCTATCCTTTGTTGTAAGCCTCATAATCTGACTCTAGATGCTCTGAAAGGTATTGTCGATAGTGTGGTCTCTTTTGTAGGGAAGAATCTACAAAACGAAACAATCCAATCATCAGTAACCACTCATCGGTCATCATCATCTAAACATCATTCTATCTATTAGACACCGGATCATGTGCAACCCTCGGTGACTTCGagcagggaccagggcacccctatGGGACCAGAGCGCCCTGGGAGGAACAGGGCACCCAGGTGGGACCAGAGTACcctgggaggaccagggcacctcTATGGGTCCAGGGTGCCTAGGGAGAACCAGGGCAACCTAGGAGACCATGGTGCTTGGATAGGGGGGCATGTACATGATCTCGATGCTAACATCATCAACACATAAACCAAAGCAAATAGGAAAAGTCAACAAGGAGTCAACGAAAGGTCAACTTACCTCGTCGAGCGATCTAGCGGTCAGCACGACTTGGCACAAGATCTCCATCCACATGGGTCGCTTGGGTCGACGTCGAGGCATGATGGCTGATGTGTGGGCTCCTCTATAGTAAATAGTGTcaaaagtcaaaaagtgacaaatgatagtgtctctttcatatttatgaggtatgcactttttcattttaagttaaaaaaccctaatttcacttttttcacttaatctatcataacttgagctagggagcTCCGATTTTCACGTCGTTGGTGGTGCAGGATTGTGAATTCTCTCTCTTGATCCATATTTGTTTCATAAAGCACTTTGATGTACAATCGAGCCTTCTTGTGAACATTTCTCTTCAAGGTCTATCACAAttcattgtggtaaacatgataccctgtttcacgtCACTAATAAGAAAaccaaaataggggggcatatagctacccatgaatttaatcaccttccttagtaagcattaggtgattttctAGTCTAACATATGGTTTTGTAGGGTacagttcctaattgtgtactacagataccgttgggggctgcatccgacaacttatggatatatgcttttttaaaataatgtttacttttctgtactttagcttgcatatgcatgtagtgtcatatgactgctaaagtgggggctaaatgtagcattgtatattgtacacccttgctagggtagtacaattccacacttggtttagcacccgccttagtgtgttttgcatcttgcatttctaatctcctttacgcatttaattaattaattaaattaaatctcaattcatatttcatcactacacacattataaagttgggcactttaccctaagcatgccccttttcgttttattccttcaataaatcatttaattataaaCCCTAACTATGTCCTATTTTGAGCTTTAAgtcccaatttcgcatatcaaaacaccttagaattagttgtaactttgtgattcactctaatatcatcatatctaacgaccctaaaaatttggtgaaaatttgctCAAACTGGGTGCACTTTGCACCTGGTCctcgacatttttcctgaaatttcaagagcataattctatgatattacaatgcttaaccccaataaattggcaagaaattcaaatcctaggttggcctaaagattaaattaagatctagggtttcatacataagagctctctttcttcatttgaatgcAGAATCTGAGATCTAGAGAAGTTTGGAGCGAATCAATCACAAGGatccttctatgtagcgaaagagtagatcttttgcagtcttcaacaacattcaacaacacttatcaagcattcatcaagcattctttcatcaattgggggctttttgaagatgcaggaaagcaataggagatcaccgactgaagattggcttgtacctctcccttggggttgggtatggtttcattttgtttccatgtctttatatgagcttcattacataaaTTTGATTTATATTAATACTTTAGATCACTTTCCATCATTGATTTagggcatttactttgtcaattacaagcatttagggtttactctttatggttgctctagattgtttgcattcatcttaaGATCTTGCACACACTAATTTACTATACAAATctgctatttgttgaggtggaaatcactaaaacaggggtttgactaaggaaaaaccctacatagccacccaaaaccctatttttcagctACAGGTATAGATTTGGGATCCGAGCATCAATACAAATTTCAGGACCAACAGAGCACACAGAATCAGTTTGAGGGACCAAATCTCTGCAAAAACCCctgggataggggcatggcaccctggtcctcccagaTTTTGGAAAGTTTTGGGAAAACAAATAGTTCGCAATCTTCAGCTCCCAATCTATCAATCATAGCTTCTGGTCTGTAGAATCAGG includes:
- the LOC131035111 gene encoding uncharacterized protein LOC131035111, which encodes MTVTPEDCYRILRIPVIGALLPYEKTEEDGTKALRRIFHDDHEDIDDQDNDVGEQEAGSDGDDPNAREGYKDGDDEDDGEEEEDEKDEEDESNAVPHHSRDDTIFLDPSSIPSRGVKNPIRGRDSSPHCPVPTVQRHYERREPSGS